The following proteins are encoded in a genomic region of [Eubacterium] hominis:
- a CDS encoding gluconate 5-dehydrogenase, whose product MMEEFTMDAFSLKGKVALITGAAYGIGFAIATAYHKAGATIVFNTSRQASVDKAMLAYQEAGIPAKGYVCDVTDEKAVQAMVKQIEEEVGTIDILVNNAGIIKRIPMLDMSAEDFRSVIDVDLNAPFIVSKAVLPSMIKKGHGKIINICSMMSELGRETVSAYAAAKGGLKMLTKNICSEYGEANIQCNAIGPGYIATPQTAPLREKQPDGSRHPFDQFIVSKTPAARWGTPVDLMGSAVFLASDASNFVNGHILYVDGGILAYIGKQPQ is encoded by the coding sequence ATCATGGAAGAATTCACAATGGATGCCTTTTCCTTAAAAGGCAAAGTAGCACTTATTACCGGTGCTGCTTATGGTATAGGTTTTGCGATTGCCACTGCTTATCACAAAGCAGGTGCAACCATCGTTTTCAACACCAGTCGACAGGCTTCTGTAGATAAAGCCATGCTTGCATATCAAGAAGCAGGAATTCCTGCTAAAGGTTATGTATGCGATGTTACAGATGAAAAAGCTGTACAAGCAATGGTAAAACAAATCGAAGAAGAAGTTGGTACAATTGATATTCTGGTAAATAATGCTGGAATCATCAAACGTATCCCTATGCTGGATATGAGTGCTGAAGATTTTAGAAGTGTTATAGATGTAGACTTAAATGCACCATTTATCGTATCAAAAGCCGTATTGCCTTCTATGATAAAAAAAGGTCATGGAAAAATCATCAATATCTGCAGTATGATGAGTGAACTAGGACGTGAAACCGTCAGTGCCTATGCGGCGGCCAAAGGCGGCTTAAAGATGTTGACAAAAAATATCTGTAGTGAATATGGTGAAGCCAATATCCAGTGCAATGCTATAGGTCCAGGTTACATCGCCACACCACAGACTGCGCCATTAAGAGAAAAACAACCCGATGGAAGCCGACATCCTTTTGATCAGTTTATTGTATCAAAAACACCAGCTGCTCGCTGGGGAACACCGGTTGACTTGATGGGATCTGCAGTATTTCTGGCAAGTGATGCCAGTAACTTTGTCAATGGACATATTTTATATGTAGATGGCGGTATCTTAGCCTATATCGGTAAACAACCACAATAA
- a CDS encoding bifunctional 4-hydroxy-2-oxoglutarate aldolase/2-dehydro-3-deoxy-phosphogluconate aldolase, translated as MNKHMERISQIGIVPVVKIMAKEDALPLAQALYNGGLDVAEITFRSEHAKYAIQTIHQALPDMLVGAGTVLSVEQAQEAVDAGAAFIVSPGFNEKVVAWCIDHDIDVYPGVSSASEVELAMSYGLKVLKFFPAQSSGGAKKIKDFSGPYQELSFMPTGGINMNNMHEYLSLPNVSAIGGSFMLPNDLVNAKDWDGIEALCKEAVKHMLDYQLIHIGINSENEEASLATAKQLCDLFHFTYYKKPKSNFAGVGFEVLHNKGRGENGHIGIYTPYPQRAMYQLAKQGIHFVEDSITRNKKTHLINFVYLDMEIAGFGIHLINPDVKMEV; from the coding sequence ATGAATAAACATATGGAACGAATTTCACAGATTGGTATTGTGCCTGTCGTGAAAATCATGGCAAAAGAAGATGCGCTGCCTTTAGCTCAGGCATTATATAACGGAGGACTGGATGTTGCGGAAATCACTTTCCGCAGTGAACATGCCAAATACGCAATCCAAACCATTCATCAGGCATTACCCGATATGTTGGTCGGTGCAGGCACTGTATTAAGTGTTGAACAGGCACAGGAAGCGGTGGATGCTGGTGCAGCCTTTATCGTTTCTCCAGGCTTTAATGAAAAAGTTGTTGCCTGGTGTATTGATCACGATATCGATGTGTATCCAGGTGTATCCAGTGCAAGTGAAGTAGAATTAGCCATGTCTTATGGCCTAAAAGTTTTAAAATTCTTTCCTGCCCAGAGTAGTGGCGGTGCTAAGAAAATTAAAGATTTCAGCGGTCCTTATCAGGAATTAAGCTTTATGCCAACTGGCGGTATCAATATGAACAACATGCATGAGTATTTATCTTTACCTAATGTATCTGCGATTGGTGGAAGCTTCATGTTGCCAAATGATCTGGTAAACGCAAAAGACTGGGATGGTATTGAAGCATTATGTAAAGAAGCAGTAAAACATATGCTGGATTATCAGCTGATTCATATTGGTATCAACAGTGAAAACGAAGAAGCATCTCTTGCGACTGCCAAACAGTTATGTGATCTGTTTCATTTCACATATTATAAAAAGCCGAAATCTAACTTTGCCGGCGTTGGTTTTGAAGTATTGCACAACAAAGGCAGAGGAGAAAACGGCCACATTGGCATTTATACCCCATATCCACAACGTGCCATGTATCAATTAGCAAAACAGGGTATCCACTTTGTCGAAGATAGTATCACAAGAAACAAGAAAACGCATTTGATTAACTTTGTTTATCTGGATATGGAGATTGCCGGATTTGGTATTCACCTAATCAATCCTGATGTAAAAATGGAGGTATAA
- a CDS encoding polysaccharide lyase 8 family protein — MKKIITGALSSALFLQTGIMIVPISAKETQKAILSENDTLTYMNKIKDSFKNYVAGNETSNSQPVLASKISSIEKAADSAFSSYKGEDDFIFDGINISSKATSEVENSDNLYKTTQNIYKMALAYGTYGTKYYHDKTSEDIICDAIQKFYDQAFSKYYDYSKDGLMFGNWWNWEIGMPTQLSDTFVFMEKALNDRNPELIKNYVKGFDNYLRNGKNGDVDLTAPQHTGTNLADITMNRILQGTVTHDEKRIEKAVQDMMSVFSTIDPYNIVNGNTDGVYADGSFIQHHRVAYTGSYGKLLLQRAVQALVILNDTPWQPSDQLDTLQNWVYNSFAPVMYEGYMMEIVKGRAVSRTASGYSDATGVIESMVLLTQFLPNQEKAKMESQIKYMVQSMPTKLNANGLTLSAVVPYQNIMNDENIQAVSQLKKGSYAFNAMDKNIQVGDGFAFALSRSSNRISKYEYMSGENLKPWFQGDGAFYLYLAGRDQSKSFGVNYMAAIDPYRMPGTTVPNENRLTIPEMFHGSAFYPGYPAGSEEQNDYVYFPVGTNHFSGSVTLNGNTVAGMQLGDDNAYVAKQQGILGDDFIAYKNANANKSWFMFGNKIVVLGSDIHDELHRDVTTTIDNRMSDVNEKTNVSAMDKDGKAVVLSNGSHEHLSWIHYQTNEEHTSIGYYFPEDKAVEVKNETRSANLKDIRTPNPDKEISENFFTLTYEHGKDPKQDTYSYVMMPNASQEEMKTFAQNPDIQVLANTASVHVVKDLSQNMIGYNFFTKGNSNGIQCESAASILEQETDGGTLFAVSDPTFEQKAITLTLDKDYELTQKQDAVTIKYQDGKTIITVNTDQSYGKSINFTLKQKAKPQDDQKDENTEKEHQNKPGSDTSDHKENTVKKETAKTNDVDTGDHTNPIFPAGIAMVSFGAMVEIYRISKKKRKS, encoded by the coding sequence ATGAAAAAAATTATCACAGGTGCATTAAGCAGTGCTTTGTTTTTGCAGACAGGTATTATGATAGTGCCGATTTCCGCAAAAGAAACACAGAAGGCGATATTAAGTGAAAATGATACATTAACATATATGAATAAAATTAAAGATAGCTTTAAAAACTATGTTGCAGGAAATGAAACAAGTAATTCTCAACCAGTTTTGGCATCTAAAATCAGTTCAATAGAAAAAGCAGCGGATAGCGCTTTTTCATCCTATAAAGGCGAAGATGATTTCATATTTGATGGAATAAACATCAGTTCTAAAGCGACATCAGAAGTAGAAAATTCAGATAATTTATACAAAACAACGCAGAATATTTATAAAATGGCTCTTGCATATGGTACCTATGGCACAAAGTATTACCATGATAAAACAAGTGAAGATATCATTTGTGATGCCATTCAAAAATTTTATGATCAGGCTTTTTCTAAATATTATGATTATTCTAAAGATGGCTTGATGTTTGGCAACTGGTGGAATTGGGAAATCGGCATGCCAACACAGTTAAGTGATACTTTTGTCTTTATGGAAAAAGCCTTAAATGATAGAAATCCAGAGTTGATTAAAAACTATGTCAAAGGCTTTGATAATTATTTACGTAATGGAAAAAATGGAGATGTTGATTTAACCGCACCTCAACATACAGGCACAAATCTTGCGGATATCACAATGAATCGTATATTACAGGGTACTGTGACCCATGATGAAAAAAGAATTGAAAAAGCTGTACAAGATATGATGAGTGTTTTTTCTACCATTGATCCTTACAATATTGTAAATGGGAATACTGATGGAGTATATGCTGATGGATCTTTTATCCAGCATCATCGTGTCGCATACACTGGCTCTTATGGAAAACTATTGCTTCAAAGGGCTGTACAGGCCTTAGTCATTTTAAATGATACACCCTGGCAGCCAAGTGATCAATTAGATACATTACAAAACTGGGTTTATAACAGTTTTGCGCCTGTTATGTATGAAGGATATATGATGGAGATTGTAAAAGGGCGTGCCGTATCCAGAACAGCAAGTGGCTATAGTGATGCGACTGGCGTCATCGAATCTATGGTATTGCTTACACAATTTTTACCAAATCAAGAAAAAGCAAAGATGGAAAGTCAGATAAAATATATGGTACAGTCTATGCCAACAAAGTTAAACGCAAATGGTTTGACGTTGTCTGCTGTAGTGCCTTATCAAAATATTATGAATGATGAAAATATCCAGGCAGTCAGCCAGTTGAAAAAAGGTTCTTATGCATTCAATGCTATGGATAAAAACATTCAGGTTGGGGATGGTTTTGCGTTCGCATTATCAAGAAGTTCTAATCGTATATCAAAATATGAATATATGAGTGGAGAAAATTTAAAGCCATGGTTTCAGGGAGATGGTGCATTCTATCTTTATTTAGCTGGTCGTGATCAGAGTAAATCATTTGGTGTAAATTATATGGCAGCGATAGATCCATACCGTATGCCTGGTACCACCGTTCCTAATGAAAATCGTTTGACTATTCCAGAAATGTTTCATGGCAGTGCCTTTTATCCAGGATATCCAGCTGGCAGTGAGGAACAAAATGATTATGTATATTTCCCTGTAGGTACCAATCATTTTTCAGGCAGTGTGACATTAAATGGGAATACTGTTGCTGGAATGCAATTAGGGGATGATAATGCTTATGTCGCAAAACAACAAGGTATATTAGGTGATGATTTTATTGCATATAAAAATGCGAATGCGAATAAGTCATGGTTTATGTTTGGTAATAAAATTGTTGTTTTAGGTTCTGATATCCATGATGAATTACATCGGGATGTTACCACAACCATTGATAATCGTATGTCTGATGTAAATGAAAAAACGAATGTTTCTGCGATGGACAAAGATGGAAAAGCTGTAGTTTTATCTAATGGTTCCCATGAACATCTTTCATGGATTCATTATCAGACAAATGAAGAGCACACAAGTATCGGATATTATTTTCCTGAAGATAAGGCAGTTGAGGTAAAAAATGAAACAAGAAGTGCCAATTTAAAAGATATCCGAACGCCAAATCCAGATAAAGAAATTAGTGAAAACTTTTTCACCTTGACTTATGAACATGGAAAAGACCCAAAACAAGACACATACAGCTATGTCATGATGCCAAATGCCAGTCAAGAAGAGATGAAAACATTTGCTCAAAATCCTGATATTCAGGTTCTTGCCAATACTGCAAGTGTACATGTTGTCAAAGATCTTTCACAAAATATGATCGGATATAACTTTTTCACGAAAGGAAACAGTAATGGAATTCAATGTGAATCAGCTGCTTCTATCCTAGAACAGGAAACGGATGGTGGAACATTATTTGCTGTATCTGATCCTACATTTGAACAAAAGGCCATCACTTTGACACTTGATAAAGATTATGAATTAACACAAAAACAAGATGCTGTCACAATCAAATATCAGGATGGCAAAACAATCATCACTGTAAATACAGATCAATCTTATGGTAAATCAATCAACTTCACATTAAAACAAAAAGCAAAACCACAGGATGATCAAAAAGATGAAAATACAGAAAAAGAACATCAAAATAAACCTGGGTCTGATACATCAGATCACAAAGAAAATACGGTAAAGAAAGAAACAGCGAAAACCAATGATGTAGATACCGGGGATCATACCAATCCCATATTTCCAGCAGGAATTGCGATGGTATCATTTGGCGCAATGGTAGAAATATATCGTATATCAAAAAAGAAAAGAAAATCATAA
- the fba gene encoding class II fructose-1,6-bisphosphate aldolase has product MALVSAKDMIEKAHAGHYAIGAFNINNMEWIKSILLAAEEAKSPVMLGVSEGAGKYMCGFENVVAMVKGIHDYLGITVPVALHLDHGSYEGAKACIEAGFTSVMFDGSHYAFEENLEKSKEMIALAHSKGISIECEVGGIGGEEDGVASMGELADPQECKTIAELGVDFLAAGIGNIHGKYPADWAGLNFDRLGEIQNVTNGKPLVLHGGSGIPADQIAKAISLGVSKINVNTELQLEFAAATRKYIEEGKDQQGKGYDPRKLLKPGADAIQAKVVAMMNQFGSAGKAE; this is encoded by the coding sequence ATGGCATTAGTTTCAGCAAAAGACATGATTGAAAAAGCTCATGCAGGTCATTATGCAATTGGAGCATTCAACATTAACAACATGGAATGGATCAAATCTATTTTATTGGCAGCAGAAGAAGCAAAATCACCTGTTATGTTAGGTGTTTCTGAAGGCGCTGGTAAATACATGTGTGGATTTGAAAACGTAGTAGCAATGGTAAAAGGAATCCACGATTACTTAGGAATCACAGTTCCAGTTGCTTTACACTTAGACCACGGTTCTTACGAAGGAGCAAAAGCTTGTATCGAAGCTGGTTTCACTTCTGTAATGTTCGATGGTTCTCACTATGCATTTGAAGAAAACTTAGAAAAATCTAAAGAAATGATTGCTTTAGCTCACTCTAAAGGTATTTCTATCGAATGTGAAGTTGGTGGCATCGGTGGTGAAGAAGACGGTGTTGCTTCTATGGGTGAATTAGCTGACCCTCAGGAATGTAAGACAATCGCTGAATTAGGCGTTGACTTCTTAGCTGCTGGTATCGGTAATATCCACGGTAAATATCCTGCTGACTGGGCTGGATTAAACTTTGATCGTTTAGGAGAAATCCAGAACGTTACAAATGGTAAACCATTAGTATTGCACGGTGGTTCAGGAATCCCTGCAGATCAGATCGCAAAAGCTATTTCTTTAGGTGTATCTAAAATCAACGTTAACACAGAACTTCAGTTAGAATTTGCTGCTGCTACACGTAAATACATCGAAGAAGGTAAAGATCAGCAAGGTAAAGGTTATGACCCTCGTAAACTGTTAAAACCAGGTGCTGATGCAATCCAGGCAAAAGTTGTTGCTATGATGAATCAGTTCGGTTCTGCTGGAAAAGCTGAATAA
- a CDS encoding PTS mannose/fructose/sorbose transporter family subunit IID, producing the protein MTGSNKLTKRDYTVTTLRAFFLQNGFNYSNYQGLGYALVMYPALKKLYGNDADKFAEELNNNCEFYNTNPNFLPFITSIHLAMAESGMEYEEIRGIKMALMGPLAGIGDSLSQFCIAPLFSTIFASMAMDHIAAAPILFLLAENIVLLAIKLVMGGYGRKLGTTMIDKLSEKMGVISDAASMIGVTVIAGLAATFVKMSVAITFASNQAAVEGKTQSVVDIQAMLDKVAPALLPVLYTLLMYYLIKKKGVTTYVLVLITVVIGIAFSLLGILK; encoded by the coding sequence ATGACTGGATCTAATAAATTAACAAAAAGAGATTATACCGTCACAACCTTACGTGCATTTTTCTTACAAAATGGTTTTAACTATAGTAACTATCAAGGTTTAGGGTATGCTCTTGTCATGTATCCTGCATTAAAAAAGTTATATGGAAATGATGCAGACAAGTTCGCAGAAGAATTGAATAATAACTGTGAATTTTATAACACAAACCCTAACTTCTTGCCATTTATTACATCTATTCACTTAGCAATGGCAGAGAGTGGTATGGAATATGAGGAAATTCGTGGTATCAAAATGGCCTTGATGGGTCCACTTGCTGGTATCGGTGATTCCTTATCACAGTTCTGTATCGCCCCATTATTCTCTACAATCTTTGCCTCAATGGCAATGGATCATATTGCAGCTGCACCAATTTTATTCCTGTTAGCAGAAAATATTGTCTTGCTGGCAATTAAACTGGTCATGGGTGGTTATGGTAGAAAACTTGGTACTACCATGATTGATAAGCTTTCAGAAAAAATGGGTGTAATATCAGATGCTGCCAGCATGATTGGTGTTACCGTAATTGCAGGCTTAGCCGCAACATTTGTTAAAATGAGTGTAGCAATCACATTTGCTTCCAATCAGGCAGCAGTAGAAGGAAAAACGCAGTCTGTTGTAGATATTCAGGCAATGCTTGATAAAGTAGCTCCTGCATTACTACCAGTTTTATATACCTTGTTGATGTATTATCTTATCAAGAAAAAAGGTGTAACAACGTATGTACTGGTATTGATTACTGTTGTGATTGGTATTGCATTTAGCTTACTTGGTATCTTGAAATAA
- a CDS encoding PTS mannose/fructose/sorbose/N-acetylgalactosamine transporter subunit IIC — protein MDITIIQAILIGLWTAFCYAGMLWGIYTNRAIVLSFGVGVILGNIPIALECGAIAELAFMGFGVGAGGTVPPNPIGPGIIGTLMAITMPGDVTPESALSLSLPFAVAIQFLQTAIYTVRAGAPEGAANSLKKHNFKAFKRGANMTVWLFAIVGFILGFLGAFSMDTLSNLVALVPKWLLDGLTVAGGMLPAIGFAMIMSVMLKKEFIPFALLGYILAGFLKLPVIGIALVGAVFALKHYNETEKAAANPAGAPTQEVEHDDWI, from the coding sequence ATGGATATTACAATTATTCAGGCCATATTGATTGGCCTTTGGACAGCATTCTGTTATGCAGGTATGCTGTGGGGAATTTATACAAACAGAGCTATCGTTTTAAGCTTTGGTGTGGGTGTGATTTTAGGCAATATTCCAATCGCATTAGAGTGTGGAGCAATTGCGGAATTAGCATTTATGGGATTTGGCGTTGGTGCTGGTGGTACAGTTCCACCAAATCCAATCGGTCCGGGCATCATTGGTACTTTAATGGCAATTACAATGCCAGGAGATGTTACTCCAGAAAGTGCATTATCTTTATCGCTTCCATTTGCTGTCGCAATTCAGTTCTTACAGACAGCAATCTATACCGTACGTGCAGGAGCTCCAGAAGGTGCTGCAAATTCATTAAAGAAACATAACTTCAAAGCATTTAAGAGAGGCGCAAATATGACCGTATGGCTGTTTGCTATCGTAGGATTTATCTTAGGCTTCTTAGGTGCATTCAGTATGGATACCTTAAGCAACCTGGTTGCACTTGTACCAAAGTGGCTATTAGATGGTTTAACAGTTGCCGGTGGTATGCTTCCAGCAATTGGTTTTGCGATGATTATGAGTGTTATGTTGAAAAAAGAATTTATCCCATTTGCTTTATTAGGATATATTTTAGCCGGATTCTTAAAACTGCCAGTTATTGGTATCGCACTTGTTGGTGCAGTATTCGCATTAAAACACTATAATGAAACAGAAAAAGCAGCAGCAAATCCTGCTGGTGCCCCAACACAGGAGGTAGAACACGATGACTGGATCTAA
- a CDS encoding PTS sugar transporter subunit IIB codes for MSTPNILMTRIDERLVHGQGQLWVKSIGANTVIVANDETANDAMSQTLMKTVVPKEIAMRFYPVQKVIDIIHKANPAQSIFIIVKDCKDALRLVEGGVPIHEINIGNIHNSEGKEKVTRSIFLGKEDKDALRTMIEKYNVTFNTKTTPSGNDGSIQVDIKNYL; via the coding sequence ATGAGTACACCAAATATTTTAATGACAAGAATTGATGAACGTTTAGTACATGGACAAGGACAGCTTTGGGTAAAATCCATTGGTGCCAATACGGTAATTGTCGCAAATGATGAAACTGCAAATGATGCGATGTCACAAACATTAATGAAAACTGTTGTGCCAAAGGAAATCGCAATGCGTTTTTATCCTGTACAGAAAGTCATTGACATTATACATAAAGCAAATCCTGCACAATCCATCTTTATTATTGTGAAAGATTGTAAAGATGCACTTCGTCTGGTAGAAGGAGGCGTACCGATTCATGAAATCAATATCGGTAATATCCATAACAGCGAAGGTAAAGAAAAAGTAACACGTTCTATTTTCCTTGGAAAAGAGGATAAAGATGCTTTACGTACAATGATTGAAAAATACAATGTAACATTTAACACCAAAACCACGCCAAGTGGCAATGATGGAAGTATACAGGTAGATATTAAAAATTATTTATAA
- a CDS encoding RpiB/LacA/LacB family sugar-phosphate isomerase → MKIALINENSQAAKNAQIYEVLKEEAEKAGHTVFNYGMYTAEDEVQLTYVKNGLLASILLTSGAADFVVTGCGTGQGAMLACNSFPNVICGRIANPLDAYLFGQVNDGNCIAMPFAQNFGWGAEINLHDTFAKLFSEPFGGGYPKERREPEQRNKKILDSVKAITYKPLLQVLKEIDQDFLKETIAGKHFAEYFYPNCKDEEIAAYLKSLS, encoded by the coding sequence ATGAAAATTGCTTTAATCAATGAAAACTCACAAGCTGCGAAAAACGCACAAATCTATGAAGTATTAAAAGAAGAAGCAGAAAAAGCAGGTCATACTGTATTTAATTATGGTATGTACACTGCTGAAGATGAAGTACAATTAACATATGTGAAAAACGGTCTTTTAGCAAGTATCCTTTTAACAAGCGGTGCTGCAGACTTTGTTGTCACAGGATGTGGAACAGGACAGGGCGCAATGCTTGCCTGTAACTCTTTTCCAAATGTCATCTGTGGACGTATTGCTAATCCATTAGATGCGTATTTATTTGGACAGGTAAATGATGGCAACTGCATTGCTATGCCATTTGCGCAGAACTTCGGCTGGGGCGCAGAAATCAATCTGCATGATACATTTGCCAAACTATTCTCTGAACCATTTGGCGGAGGATATCCAAAAGAAAGACGCGAGCCAGAGCAACGCAATAAAAAGATTTTAGACAGCGTAAAGGCAATTACTTATAAACCACTGCTTCAGGTTCTAAAAGAAATTGATCAGGATTTCTTAAAAGAAACGATTGCTGGCAAACACTTTGCAGAATATTTCTACCCAAACTGCAAAGATGAAGAAATTGCTGCATATTTAAAAAGCTTATCATAA
- a CDS encoding sugar kinase translates to MKVITFGEIMLRLAPHGYYRFTQANDFEATFGGGEANVAVSLANYGLDAAFVTKLPAHDIGQCAVNDLRKYGVDTSMITRGGDRVGIYYLEKGASQRASQVIYDRAHSAIAEAIPEDFNWSEIFEGADWFHFTGITPALSDTLSAITLEACKAAKEEGVMISCDLNFRKKLWTSEKAGQVMDELMQYVDVCIANEEDAEKVFGIKASNTDITSGQLNHEGYIDVAKQLIHRFGCKAVAITLRESISASDNNWAAMLYTNDEAYFSKKYPVHIVDRVGGGDSFGAGLIYAMLMKKKPQDTIEFAVAASCLKHSIEGDYNRVSVKEVENLANGDGSGRVQR, encoded by the coding sequence ATGAAAGTTATCACTTTTGGAGAAATCATGCTGCGATTAGCACCACATGGCTATTATCGTTTTACCCAGGCAAACGACTTCGAGGCAACCTTTGGTGGTGGTGAAGCCAATGTCGCAGTATCTCTTGCTAATTATGGCTTGGATGCAGCTTTTGTCACAAAGCTTCCTGCACATGACATTGGACAATGTGCAGTGAATGATCTAAGAAAATATGGTGTAGATACATCAATGATCACGCGTGGTGGCGATCGTGTTGGTATCTATTATTTGGAGAAAGGTGCTAGTCAACGTGCATCACAGGTCATTTATGATCGTGCACATTCTGCCATCGCAGAAGCAATACCAGAAGATTTCAACTGGTCTGAAATATTTGAAGGTGCAGACTGGTTTCATTTTACTGGAATCACACCAGCATTAAGCGATACACTTTCCGCTATCACATTAGAGGCATGTAAAGCCGCAAAAGAAGAAGGCGTCATGATTTCCTGTGATTTAAACTTCCGTAAGAAATTATGGACAAGTGAAAAAGCAGGACAAGTCATGGATGAGCTGATGCAGTATGTGGATGTATGCATCGCCAATGAAGAAGATGCCGAAAAAGTATTTGGCATCAAGGCAAGTAATACGGATATCACAAGTGGTCAGTTAAATCATGAAGGATATATCGATGTCGCAAAACAGTTAATTCATCGTTTTGGATGTAAAGCTGTAGCCATTACCTTACGTGAAAGTATTTCTGCATCCGACAACAACTGGGCAGCGATGTTGTATACAAATGATGAAGCTTATTTCTCAAAGAAATACCCTGTACACATCGTTGATCGTGTTGGTGGTGGAGATTCCTTTGGCGCAGGTTTGATCTATGCGATGCTTATGAAGAAAAAGCCACAGGATACGATTGAATTTGCGGTAGCGGCAAGCTGTTTAAAACACAGTATTGAAGGAGATTATAATCGAGTCAGTGTAAAAGAAGTAGAAAATCTAGCCAATGGCGATGGCTCAGGCAGAGTACAGCGATAG
- a CDS encoding glycoside hydrolase family 88 protein, producing MVRKVNIEEIKKRDEFLNTPAMTKDELNKAMKECILQVDLNMEYFKDKFPYSATKQQTYPIIENIEWTDGFWTGMLWLAYEYTHEEKYRILADRNVESFLHRVENRIELDHHDLGFLYSLSCVAGYKLTGNEHAKRAGILAADKLMERWQEKGGFLQAWGPLDSKEHYRFIIDCMLNIPLLYWASETTGDEKYAKIAQRHFETSCQYVIRDDASAYHTFYMNPETGGPDHGATRQGYSDDSSWARGQAWGIYGIPLNIRYTKQLEYCDIYKGMTNYFLNRLPEDNVCYWDLIFTDDPDQSRDSSAAAIAVCGMLEMDHNLSDEDPYKKVYQGASANILRSLMKHYTCKQHKQGDPILYHGVYSWHSGKGVDEGNIWGDYFYMEALIRQLKEWNPYW from the coding sequence ATGGTAAGAAAGGTGAATATCGAAGAAATTAAAAAACGCGATGAATTTCTCAATACACCAGCAATGACGAAAGATGAATTAAACAAAGCGATGAAGGAATGTATCCTGCAGGTTGATCTGAACATGGAATACTTCAAAGATAAATTTCCTTATTCTGCGACAAAACAACAGACGTATCCAATCATAGAAAATATTGAATGGACAGATGGATTCTGGACAGGAATGCTTTGGCTGGCATATGAATATACACATGAGGAAAAATATCGTATACTTGCAGACCGTAATGTGGAAAGCTTTCTACATCGTGTAGAAAATCGAATTGAATTAGATCATCATGATTTAGGATTCCTTTATTCTTTATCCTGTGTGGCTGGTTATAAATTAACTGGCAATGAACATGCAAAACGTGCTGGTATACTGGCAGCTGACAAGCTGATGGAACGCTGGCAGGAAAAAGGTGGATTCTTACAGGCATGGGGTCCATTAGACAGTAAAGAACATTATCGTTTTATCATCGACTGTATGTTAAACATTCCATTATTGTATTGGGCAAGTGAAACAACTGGTGATGAGAAATACGCAAAAATTGCACAACGACACTTTGAAACAAGCTGTCAATATGTGATTCGTGATGATGCCAGTGCTTATCATACCTTCTATATGAATCCTGAAACAGGTGGTCCTGATCATGGCGCAACTCGTCAGGGATATAGTGATGACAGCTCCTGGGCCAGAGGACAGGCATGGGGTATCTATGGTATTCCTTTAAATATCCGTTATACAAAACAGTTGGAATATTGCGATATATATAAAGGGATGACGAATTATTTCTTAAATCGTTTGCCAGAAGATAACGTATGTTATTGGGATCTGATATTTACGGATGATCCTGATCAATCTAGAGATTCCAGTGCTGCTGCCATTGCAGTATGTGGTATGTTGGAAATGGATCATAACTTATCCGATGAAGATCCATATAAAAAAGTATACCAGGGAGCAAGTGCTAATATCTTGCGTTCTTTGATGAAACATTATACATGTAAACAACATAAACAGGGTGATCCGATTCTTTATCATGGTGTTTATTCATGGCACAGTGGAAAAGGTGTGGATGAAGGTAATATCTGGGGAGATTACTTCTATATGGAAGCCTTAATAAGACAGTTAAAAGAATGGAACCCATATTGGTAA